A single Paenibacillus kribbensis DNA region contains:
- a CDS encoding copper amine oxidase N-terminal domain-containing protein, with translation MNFKKWTMLTALAVAQVAAVAPVGAEATTTTVQSTDSVSGQQAQANVAESGVQNSSGGQDSTGTPNSTTTSDNTGVTNDPLSGLPTDTTNGSNVSSDVYGDGTITNPGGSPTSMGANQLILYLNSAKMEQNGQVYTATQPMTVKDGVSYVAIRSLVSRVGLQFSYDTATKETVITQGTNVLRFKTDSKVYTVNGEARQMKGPAFQQKNVFMVPLTSITQALNIPYTVNNTTKQVIMDLNQKPKASFTVQQKDIYAGETQVTYLTKESSPTGLPIVNQRWEGKQDVFQEPGTYVVTYSVLDSAGNWSDPYSVTITVKPPNQPPVALFTTDKKEYKMGEKITITDLSTDDENAITKRDWVNKKLAFFEPGDVTITLTVTDKHGATGTVSQTIKITNELLYNEDDFNKIFTPYGDKYSADGSQVPTMATIPVTSTSSPRLLIRANSPERVFQDGIVYQETGSGSTRILVHHVNETGRDVKMYVIATNNNITPANINVENSGFAGPSEFATAAGKVSIQRYFQSMLDGSKRSSTVLNPGESRVILQDLNAQKIKQKQVISLLSDLYTDQPIQYTVVVLDANADPLTALPTLAKLPKDGIHNRGTYANSDISLNYTEEVGKTAQRIVLGDNKVDPNLLGTDGLDGSSASNAGNFGVVYKVKLDHVAPYSLIAFNPRGGEYAGYAMVNNQVVGIPTNGSVQAPNEMSVLYRTGHIEESVEMYFTAAAGSNLPVSVVVMPLPPIKN, from the coding sequence ATGAATTTCAAGAAGTGGACCATGCTCACCGCGCTTGCGGTAGCTCAGGTGGCCGCAGTAGCCCCTGTAGGAGCAGAAGCAACAACAACAACCGTTCAATCTACCGATTCGGTTAGCGGACAGCAGGCTCAAGCCAATGTCGCAGAATCTGGCGTTCAGAATAGCAGCGGAGGTCAAGATAGCACGGGAACACCAAACAGCACGACAACGTCTGATAATACAGGCGTAACCAATGATCCATTGTCTGGCTTGCCTACGGATACAACCAACGGATCAAACGTATCCAGTGATGTATACGGGGATGGAACGATCACCAATCCTGGCGGCTCTCCAACATCCATGGGCGCAAATCAATTGATTTTGTATTTGAACAGCGCAAAAATGGAACAGAACGGACAGGTATACACGGCGACTCAGCCTATGACAGTCAAGGACGGCGTTTCCTATGTAGCTATCCGTTCACTTGTCAGCCGCGTCGGATTACAGTTTAGTTATGACACTGCAACCAAAGAAACTGTAATCACCCAAGGAACAAACGTGTTGCGCTTCAAGACGGACAGCAAGGTTTACACCGTTAATGGTGAAGCTAGACAAATGAAGGGCCCGGCTTTCCAACAAAAGAACGTTTTTATGGTCCCATTGACCTCTATTACACAGGCCTTAAATATTCCTTATACTGTGAATAATACAACTAAACAGGTTATCATGGATTTGAATCAGAAGCCTAAAGCTTCCTTCACGGTTCAGCAAAAAGATATCTATGCAGGTGAAACCCAAGTTACGTATTTAACGAAGGAATCTTCTCCTACAGGTCTTCCGATTGTGAATCAACGTTGGGAAGGCAAGCAGGACGTGTTTCAGGAGCCAGGTACATATGTAGTTACCTATTCCGTTCTTGACTCCGCAGGGAACTGGAGTGATCCATACTCGGTTACGATTACGGTGAAACCGCCGAATCAGCCGCCGGTTGCTCTGTTTACAACAGATAAAAAAGAATACAAAATGGGTGAAAAAATCACGATTACGGATCTGAGTACGGATGATGAAAATGCGATCACCAAGCGTGATTGGGTAAACAAGAAACTGGCATTTTTCGAACCGGGTGACGTGACCATTACATTGACCGTCACTGACAAGCATGGTGCAACAGGTACTGTAAGCCAGACGATTAAAATTACAAATGAACTGCTCTACAATGAAGATGATTTCAACAAAATTTTTACTCCTTATGGTGATAAATATAGTGCAGACGGCAGTCAGGTGCCTACTATGGCTACCATTCCAGTGACGAGTACGTCTTCACCACGTCTTTTGATCCGTGCCAACAGTCCGGAACGGGTATTCCAGGACGGCATCGTGTATCAGGAAACGGGATCAGGCAGCACGCGTATACTCGTCCATCATGTGAATGAAACGGGCAGAGATGTAAAAATGTACGTTATTGCAACCAACAATAATATTACGCCTGCCAATATAAATGTCGAAAATTCCGGTTTTGCTGGTCCATCTGAGTTTGCGACAGCTGCGGGTAAGGTTTCGATTCAACGCTACTTTCAATCCATGTTGGATGGAAGCAAACGCTCCAGCACAGTTCTGAATCCGGGCGAAAGCCGTGTTATTTTACAGGATTTGAATGCGCAAAAAATTAAGCAAAAACAGGTCATTTCTCTCTTGTCCGACTTGTATACGGATCAACCTATTCAATACACGGTTGTTGTCTTAGATGCAAATGCAGATCCGTTGACTGCACTGCCTACTCTGGCAAAACTGCCAAAGGACGGCATTCATAACCGTGGAACGTATGCGAATTCCGATATCTCGCTCAATTATACGGAAGAGGTTGGTAAAACAGCTCAGCGTATCGTTCTTGGCGACAATAAAGTAGACCCGAACCTGCTGGGTACTGACGGTCTGGACGGCTCTTCTGCTTCCAATGCCGGTAACTTTGGTGTCGTCTATAAAGTTAAGCTGGACCATGTAGCACCGTATTCCCTGATTGCTTTCAACCCGCGTGGTGGTGAATATGCCGGTTATGCGATGGTAAACAATCAGGTTGTGGGTATTCCAACGAATGGTTCTGTGCAAGCACCGAATGAGATGAGCGTGCTGTATCGTACAGGTCATATCGAGGAAAGCGTAGAGATGTATTTCACTGCAGCGGCAGGAAGCAACTTGCCGGTTTCTGTAGTTGTTATGCCGTTGCCGCCTATTAAAAACTAA
- a CDS encoding Fur family transcriptional regulator, protein MLTKDEIIATMSAQGLRITDQRKTLATLFSENEGYLSPKDVYEYMGKKYSGLSFDTVYRNLRVMQELGVLEQVSFEDGMKFKVSCNEHHHHHHMICLSCQKTLPISFCPMQMTDTTDQFQIVEHKFEIFGYCKNCQQKNGHHESNSDGGFRQTSSHTHSHGGY, encoded by the coding sequence ATGCTGACAAAGGACGAAATCATCGCAACAATGTCCGCTCAAGGGCTGCGTATTACAGATCAGCGCAAGACGCTGGCCACGTTATTTTCCGAGAATGAAGGGTATTTGTCTCCTAAAGACGTTTATGAATATATGGGTAAAAAATATAGTGGACTCAGCTTTGACACGGTTTATCGTAATCTGCGTGTAATGCAGGAGTTGGGTGTGCTTGAGCAGGTATCCTTTGAGGATGGAATGAAGTTCAAGGTAAGCTGTAATGAGCATCATCATCACCATCATATGATTTGCTTGAGCTGTCAAAAAACATTACCGATTTCTTTTTGCCCGATGCAGATGACAGATACGACGGATCAGTTCCAAATCGTTGAGCACAAATTTGAAATTTTCGGGTATTGCAAAAATTGCCAACAAAAAAACGGGCATCATGAGAGTAATTCTGATGGAGGATTCAGGCAGACGAGCAGTCACACTCACAGCCACGGGGGCTATTAA
- the yidD gene encoding membrane protein insertion efficiency factor YidD, producing the protein MKITTRRVVQAPIKFYRSYISPLKPATCRFYPTCSAYALEAVEVHGALKGSWLAAKRIAKCHPFHPGGVDLVPPIQKRADKSGEDRLADRGERMPGRG; encoded by the coding sequence ATGAAAATCACCACACGCAGAGTGGTTCAGGCTCCGATCAAGTTTTATCGTTCCTATATCTCACCGTTAAAGCCGGCGACCTGCCGGTTTTATCCAACATGCTCGGCATACGCGTTGGAGGCGGTAGAGGTGCATGGTGCGCTTAAAGGCTCATGGCTGGCCGCCAAGCGTATAGCCAAGTGCCATCCCTTTCATCCGGGCGGGGTAGATTTGGTTCCTCCTATCCAAAAGCGGGCAGATAAGTCCGGCGAAGACCGTTTGGCTGACCGCGGTGAGAGGATGCCGGGAAGGGGCTGA
- the metG gene encoding methionine--tRNA ligase, translating to MSHENTFYITTPIYYPSDKLHIGHAYTTVAGDAMARYKRLRGYEVRYLTGTDEHGQKIEQKASAAGKTPQRFVDDIVAGIQDLWRKLDISNDDFIRTTEERHKTVVQDIFDRLLKQGDIYKGEYEGWYSIPDETYYTETQLVDVVKDAEGNVAGGKSPDSGHPVELVKEECYFFRMSKYADRLLQFYEENPQFIQPESRKKEMINNFIKPGLEDLAVSRTTFDWGIKVKGDPKHVVYVWIDALSNYITALGYGSSNTELYDKFWPANVHIVGKEIVRFHTIYWPIMLMALDLPLPKKVFAHGWLLMKDGKMSKSKGNVVDPVTLIDRYGLDQLRYYLLREVPFGADGTFTPESFVDRVNSDLANDLGNLLNRTVAMVDKYFAGKVPAYEANVTAFDGALVEMATSTYSKVEEAMENMEFSVALTAISQFISRSNKYIDETQPWNLAKDENNRRELASVMVHLVESLRIASILLQPFLTRAPHKIWEQLGISQGELTTWDSGKQFGRIPEGTQLVKGNPIFPRLDSEQEVAFIVEAMTGGKKPEEAAAQVQPQNAAEAGQEAPEAKEEIGIEDFAKVELRVAQVIACELVKKADKLLKLQLDLGYEQRQVVSGIAKFYTPEDMIGRKVICVTNLKPVKLRGELSQGMILAASHGDQLTLATVPDGMPNGAIVK from the coding sequence ATGTCCCATGAGAACACATTTTACATTACGACACCGATCTATTATCCCAGTGACAAGCTTCATATAGGTCATGCTTATACGACGGTAGCGGGTGATGCGATGGCTCGGTACAAGCGGCTGCGAGGCTATGAGGTTCGTTATTTGACAGGAACGGATGAGCATGGTCAGAAAATTGAGCAGAAGGCGAGTGCAGCCGGTAAAACGCCGCAGCGTTTCGTTGATGATATCGTGGCAGGTATTCAAGATCTGTGGCGGAAGCTCGACATTTCCAATGACGATTTTATCCGTACCACAGAAGAACGTCACAAGACAGTCGTACAGGACATTTTTGATCGTTTGCTGAAGCAAGGCGATATTTACAAGGGAGAATACGAAGGCTGGTACAGCATTCCTGACGAGACTTACTACACCGAAACTCAACTGGTTGATGTGGTGAAGGACGCTGAAGGCAATGTAGCTGGAGGTAAAAGTCCGGATAGTGGACACCCGGTAGAACTAGTCAAGGAAGAATGCTATTTTTTCCGTATGAGCAAGTATGCTGATCGGTTGCTGCAATTTTATGAGGAGAACCCGCAGTTTATCCAGCCGGAATCCCGCAAAAAAGAGATGATTAATAACTTCATCAAGCCGGGGCTGGAGGATCTGGCAGTATCCCGCACAACCTTTGACTGGGGCATTAAAGTGAAGGGTGATCCGAAGCATGTCGTATACGTATGGATTGACGCGCTTTCCAATTATATTACAGCCTTGGGTTATGGTTCCTCCAATACTGAGCTGTATGATAAATTTTGGCCTGCAAATGTGCACATCGTAGGTAAAGAGATTGTGCGCTTCCACACGATCTATTGGCCGATTATGCTGATGGCGCTGGATCTTCCGTTGCCCAAAAAGGTATTTGCACATGGCTGGCTGCTTATGAAAGACGGTAAAATGTCGAAGTCCAAAGGCAATGTCGTAGACCCGGTTACGTTGATTGACCGTTATGGTCTGGATCAGCTTCGCTACTACCTGCTGCGCGAGGTGCCTTTCGGGGCGGATGGAACCTTCACACCAGAAAGCTTTGTGGATCGGGTGAATTCGGATCTGGCCAATGATTTGGGTAATTTGTTGAACCGTACCGTAGCGATGGTAGACAAATATTTTGCAGGCAAGGTTCCAGCTTATGAAGCGAATGTAACAGCATTCGACGGAGCTTTGGTAGAGATGGCAACATCGACTTACAGTAAAGTAGAAGAAGCGATGGAAAACATGGAGTTTTCCGTGGCATTGACAGCGATTAGCCAATTTATTAGCCGCAGCAACAAGTATATTGACGAGACGCAACCATGGAATTTGGCTAAGGATGAGAACAATCGCCGCGAATTGGCATCCGTCATGGTGCATTTGGTAGAAAGCTTGCGTATCGCTTCCATTCTGCTGCAACCGTTCTTGACGCGTGCTCCTCATAAAATTTGGGAACAACTCGGTATCAGCCAAGGTGAGCTAACTACATGGGATAGCGGCAAGCAGTTTGGACGTATTCCAGAAGGAACGCAGCTGGTCAAAGGCAATCCAATTTTCCCGCGTCTGGACTCGGAGCAGGAGGTTGCTTTCATTGTGGAAGCCATGACGGGAGGCAAGAAGCCGGAGGAAGCTGCGGCTCAAGTTCAGCCACAAAATGCAGCTGAGGCAGGCCAGGAGGCACCAGAGGCGAAGGAAGAGATTGGCATTGAGGATTTTGCCAAGGTAGAACTGCGAGTCGCTCAGGTCATTGCCTGTGAGCTTGTGAAGAAGGCTGACAAACTGTTGAAGCTTCAACTTGATCTCGGTTATGAGCAGCGCCAGGTTGTATCGGGAATTGCCAAGTTTTATACGCCAGAGGATATGATTGGACGCAAGGTGATTTGTGTGACCAACCTTAAGCCTGTGAAACTTCGTGGAGAGCTGTCACAAGGTATGATTTTGGCAGCATCGCATGGAGATCAGCTCACGCTGGCCACCGTACCGGATGGTATGCCGAATGGTGCGATTGTAAAGTAG
- a CDS encoding cytochrome c biogenesis CcdA family protein yields the protein MTDINAGLAIIAGLVSFFSPCCLPLYPSYLSYMTGMSARELAEGRHKAEVRYRTMGHTLAFVLGFSVVFYSLGASVGLLGEWFGNYGDTLRVLAGLLILIMGLVSLGVVRPLILMREHKLRWTWKPAGYAGSFVIGIGFAAGWSPCIGPMLTAIIALAAVEHHTWFKLITGYALGFAIPFFALALLAGSFRLSSRYTSIIIKTGGILLIITGILLVTDHMTDLTLFLQRITPDWMLIM from the coding sequence ATGACGGATATTAACGCCGGGTTGGCGATCATAGCCGGGCTGGTTTCTTTTTTTTCACCGTGCTGTTTGCCGCTGTATCCCTCTTATTTATCGTATATGACGGGAATGTCGGCCCGTGAGCTTGCCGAAGGACGGCATAAAGCAGAGGTGCGTTACCGTACGATGGGACACACGCTTGCTTTTGTACTGGGTTTTTCGGTTGTGTTCTATTCACTTGGTGCAAGCGTCGGGCTGCTCGGAGAATGGTTTGGTAATTATGGGGATACGCTAAGAGTGTTGGCTGGGTTGCTGATTTTGATTATGGGTTTGGTATCTCTTGGTGTGGTGCGTCCTTTGATTTTAATGAGGGAGCATAAGCTTCGTTGGACATGGAAGCCTGCCGGTTATGCCGGTTCCTTTGTGATCGGAATTGGGTTTGCGGCAGGCTGGTCCCCCTGTATCGGTCCCATGCTGACAGCTATTATCGCTTTGGCGGCAGTTGAGCATCACACCTGGTTCAAGCTGATTACAGGCTACGCGCTTGGCTTTGCGATTCCATTTTTTGCATTGGCTCTACTGGCAGGCTCTTTTCGGCTATCCTCTCGTTATACATCCATTATTATCAAAACAGGTGGTATACTGCTTATTATTACGGGTATTTTGCTAGTGACCGATCATATGACAGATCTAACCCTGTTTTTACAACGGATTACACCGGATTGGATGCTAATTATGTGA
- the splB gene encoding spore photoproduct lyase — translation MSTLKRTPVQSRGTKPFLPDLVFFEPDALNYPKGQRIMDWVKAKGIPYRMTTSHNRITNLPGETEVEKYRMAKKTLVVGLRKTLTFDQSKPSAEYAIPISTGCMGHCHYCYLQTTLGAKPYIRVYVNTDDILTAAKAYIQERVPEITRFEAACTSDPVGLEHITGSLGDLIRFMADEKYGRLRFVTKYHHVDPLLDIEHNGHTRIRFSINSDYVIKQFEPATSRFEERIEAAGKVARAGYPLGFIIAPIIWYDGWEEGYGELLRRLGETLPQHAATDLTFELIQHRFTKTSKAVIEKRYPKTKLEMDMEKRKKKWGRWGQNKYVYPDEQQNALREFITERIFEHFPLSRIEYFT, via the coding sequence TTGTCTACGCTTAAACGTACTCCTGTCCAAAGCAGAGGAACCAAGCCGTTCCTGCCCGATCTGGTGTTTTTTGAGCCGGATGCACTGAATTATCCCAAAGGCCAGCGTATTATGGATTGGGTGAAAGCCAAGGGTATTCCGTATCGGATGACCACCTCGCACAACCGGATTACCAATTTGCCGGGTGAAACTGAGGTTGAAAAGTACCGAATGGCCAAAAAAACACTGGTCGTCGGTCTTCGCAAAACGTTAACCTTTGACCAGTCCAAACCTTCAGCTGAATACGCTATCCCCATTTCGACCGGTTGCATGGGACACTGTCATTACTGTTATTTACAAACCACCTTGGGAGCAAAACCTTATATTCGTGTGTATGTCAACACCGACGATATCCTGACCGCAGCTAAAGCCTATATTCAGGAACGTGTCCCTGAAATCACTCGTTTTGAAGCAGCTTGCACCTCCGACCCTGTTGGTCTGGAGCATATCACCGGATCACTCGGAGACTTGATTCGTTTTATGGCAGATGAGAAATATGGTCGGCTGCGCTTTGTTACTAAATATCATCATGTCGATCCATTGCTCGATATTGAGCATAATGGTCATACTCGCATCCGTTTTAGCATTAATTCCGATTATGTTATTAAACAGTTTGAGCCTGCAACCTCACGTTTTGAGGAGCGAATTGAAGCAGCGGGAAAAGTAGCACGCGCCGGTTATCCGCTGGGCTTCATCATTGCACCGATCATCTGGTATGACGGCTGGGAAGAAGGCTATGGTGAGTTGCTGCGCAGACTGGGAGAAACCTTGCCCCAGCATGCTGCTACAGATTTGACGTTTGAATTAATTCAGCACCGTTTTACCAAAACATCCAAAGCTGTTATTGAAAAGCGTTACCCGAAAACCAAGCTCGAAATGGACATGGAGAAACGCAAGAAAAAATGGGGACGCTGGGGACAAAACAAATATGTTTATCCCGACGAACAGCAAAACGCACTACGGGAGTTTATCACAGAGCGCATTTTTGAACATTTTCCATTAAGCCGTATTGAGTATTTCACATAA
- the mntR gene encoding transcriptional regulator MntR, which produces MPTPSMEDYLERIYQLIDEKGYARVSDIAEGLEVHPSSVTKMIQKLDKDDYLVYEKYRGLILTPKGKKVGKRLVDRHQLLEQFLDMIGVDKDLIYKDVEGIEHHLSWDSITRIETLVEYFRRDEDRLRQLHDIHKELSGDS; this is translated from the coding sequence GTGCCAACGCCAAGCATGGAAGATTATTTGGAGCGCATTTACCAGCTGATTGATGAGAAAGGCTACGCTCGTGTCTCGGATATCGCAGAGGGGCTGGAGGTGCATCCTTCGTCCGTTACCAAGATGATCCAGAAGCTGGATAAAGACGATTATCTTGTATATGAGAAATATCGGGGACTGATTTTGACGCCCAAAGGGAAAAAGGTTGGAAAACGGTTAGTTGATCGTCACCAGCTACTGGAGCAATTTCTGGATATGATTGGGGTTGACAAGGACCTGATTTATAAAGACGTGGAAGGTATTGAGCACCATTTGAGCTGGGATTCCATCACCCGCATTGAAACATTGGTCGAATATTTCCGCCGGGATGAAGATCGCTTGCGCCAGCTTCATGATATACACAAGGAATTGAGTGGGGATTCCTAA